One Phocaeicola dorei genomic region harbors:
- a CDS encoding NADP-dependent malic enzyme, producing MVKITKEAALLYHSQGKPGKIEVVPTKPYSTQTDLSLAYSPGVAEPCLEIEKDPQTAYDYTAKGNLVAVISNGTAVLGLGDIGALSGKPVMEGKGLLFKIYAGIDVFDIEVNEKDPEKFIQAVKAIAPTFGGINLEDIKAPECFEIENRLKEELDIPVMHDDQHGTAIISSAGLLNALEVAGKKIENVRIVVNGAGASATSCTKLYVALGARKENILMLDSKGVITSDRPNLTESKKFFATDRRDVHTLEEAIKGADVFLGLSKGNVLTQDMVRSMADHPIVFALANPTPEISYEDAMASRPDVLMSTGRSDYPNQINNVIGFPYIFRGALDTQAKAINEEMKLAAVHAIADLAKQPVPDVVNEAYHVNNFTFGPDYFIPKPVDPRLITEVSMAVAKAAMESGVARKNITNWEAYKTRLRELMGQESKLTRQLYETARRAPQRVVFAEGIHPTMLKAAVEAKAEGICHPILLGNDERIEKLAKELDLSLEGIEIINLRHDREAERRERYARILSEKRARQGANLQESNDKMFERNYFGMMMVETGEADAFITGLYTKYSNTIKVAKEVIGIQPEYKHFGTMHILNSKKGTYFVADTLINRHPDTDTLIDIAKLSKKTVEFFNHTPTMAMLSYSNFGSDTEGSPAKVHDAVDYMQKEYPELAIDGEMQVNFALNTKLRDEKYPFTRLKGKEVNTLVFPNLSSANATYQLIQSMSETEVIGPIQMGLNKPIHFTDCEASVRDIVNITAVAVIDAIVDKKKKEK from the coding sequence ATGGTCAAGATTACCAAAGAAGCTGCTTTGCTATACCACTCGCAAGGCAAGCCCGGAAAGATTGAAGTTGTACCGACAAAACCGTACAGCACACAAACAGACCTGTCACTGGCTTACTCTCCCGGAGTAGCTGAGCCTTGTCTGGAAATAGAGAAAGACCCACAAACTGCATACGACTATACTGCGAAAGGCAACTTAGTAGCCGTTATTTCTAATGGTACAGCCGTTTTAGGACTAGGCGACATAGGTGCATTGAGCGGAAAGCCTGTCATGGAAGGTAAAGGATTGCTTTTCAAAATCTATGCAGGTATTGATGTTTTTGACATCGAAGTGAATGAGAAAGACCCTGAAAAATTTATTCAGGCAGTAAAGGCCATCGCTCCCACTTTCGGAGGTATCAATCTGGAAGATATCAAGGCTCCCGAATGTTTCGAGATAGAAAACCGGCTGAAAGAAGAACTGGATATCCCAGTAATGCATGATGACCAACACGGTACAGCTATCATTTCATCCGCCGGCTTATTAAATGCATTGGAAGTTGCCGGAAAGAAAATTGAAAATGTAAGAATCGTAGTAAATGGTGCCGGAGCTTCAGCCACTTCCTGTACAAAACTGTACGTAGCATTAGGAGCACGGAAAGAAAACATTTTGATGCTAGACAGCAAAGGCGTGATTACCAGTGACCGTCCTAACTTGACAGAAAGTAAGAAATTTTTTGCTACTGACCGTCGCGATGTACATACATTGGAAGAAGCCATCAAAGGCGCAGATGTATTTTTAGGACTATCAAAAGGTAATGTGTTGACTCAGGATATGGTCCGCAGCATGGCAGATCATCCTATCGTATTCGCATTAGCCAATCCGACTCCGGAAATCTCTTACGAAGACGCCATGGCATCCCGCCCCGATGTACTGATGTCTACCGGACGTTCAGACTATCCTAACCAGATCAATAACGTAATTGGTTTCCCCTATATTTTCCGCGGAGCTTTGGATACTCAGGCCAAAGCTATCAATGAAGAAATGAAGCTGGCTGCCGTGCATGCTATCGCCGATTTGGCAAAACAACCTGTTCCCGACGTAGTGAACGAAGCCTACCATGTGAATAATTTTACTTTCGGTCCTGATTATTTCATCCCGAAACCGGTTGACCCTCGTTTAATTACCGAAGTTTCCATGGCTGTGGCAAAAGCAGCAATGGAATCAGGAGTGGCACGCAAAAACATCACCAACTGGGAAGCCTACAAGACCCGGCTGCGCGAATTGATGGGACAAGAAAGCAAATTAACCCGTCAACTTTACGAAACAGCCCGTCGCGCCCCACAGCGAGTAGTATTTGCCGAAGGTATCCATCCTACCATGTTAAAAGCTGCAGTAGAAGCCAAAGCCGAAGGAATCTGCCATCCTATCCTATTAGGTAATGACGAGCGCATCGAGAAACTGGCAAAAGAACTGGATCTGAGCTTGGAAGGAATTGAAATCATCAACCTTCGTCATGACCGTGAAGCTGAACGTCGTGAACGTTATGCTCGCATCCTCTCGGAAAAACGCGCACGCCAAGGAGCCAACCTCCAGGAATCCAACGACAAAATGTTCGAGCGTAACTACTTTGGTATGATGATGGTTGAAACGGGAGAGGCCGATGCATTCATCACCGGACTATATACCAAATATTCCAACACGATCAAGGTAGCGAAAGAAGTTATCGGCATCCAACCGGAATATAAACATTTCGGTACAATGCATATCTTGAATTCAAAGAAAGGTACTTACTTTGTAGCCGATACTCTGATTAACCGTCACCCGGACACCGACACGCTGATTGACATCGCTAAATTGTCAAAGAAAACGGTAGAATTCTTTAATCACACTCCGACAATGGCCATGCTGTCTTACTCCAACTTCGGCTCAGATACAGAAGGCAGCCCGGCTAAAGTACATGATGCGGTGGACTACATGCAGAAAGAATATCCGGAACTGGCTATAGATGGTGAGATGCAGGTCAATTTTGCACTGAACACTAAATTACGTGATGAGAAATATCCCTTCACACGTTTGAAAGGTAAAGAAGTAAACACGTTAGTATTCCCGAATCTAAGTTCCGCCAATGCTACCTACCAGCTCATTCAGTCTATGAGTGAAACTGAGGTAATCGGCCCGATACAAATGGGATTGAACAAACCTATCCATTTCACTGATTGTGAAGCTTCCGTACGCGATATCGTAAACATCACTGCGGTTGCGGTTATTGACGCTATCGTTGACAAGAAAAAGAAAGAAAAATAA
- a CDS encoding NADP-specific glutamate dehydrogenase, whose amino-acid sequence MNAAKVLEDLKRRFPNEPEYHQAVEEVLSTIEEEYNKHPEFDKVNLIERLCIPDRVYQFRVTWMDDKGNIQTNMGYRVQHNNAIGPYKGGIRFHSSVNLGILKFLAFEQTFKNSLTTLPMGGGKGGSDFSPRGKSNAEVMRFCQAFMLELWRHIGPETDVPAGDIGVGGREVGFMFGMYKKLSHEFSGVLTGKGREFGGSLIRPEATGYGNIYFLMEMLKTKGTDLKGKTCLVSGSGNVAQYTVEKVIELGGKVVTMSDSDGYIYDPDGIDREKLDFIMELKNLYRGRIREYAEKYGCKYVAGARPWSEKADIALPSATQNELNGDEAKQLVANGVIAVSEGANMPSTPEAIRVFQEAKILYAPGKAANAGGVSVSGLEMTQNSIKLSWSQEEVDEKLKSIMKNIHEACVQYGTEADGYVNYVKGANVAGFMKVAKAMMAQGIV is encoded by the coding sequence ATGAATGCAGCTAAGGTATTAGAAGATCTGAAAAGAAGATTCCCCAATGAGCCTGAATATCATCAAGCGGTAGAGGAAGTACTAAGTACAATCGAAGAAGAATACAACAAACATCCCGAATTCGATAAGGTAAACCTGATTGAACGTTTGTGTATTCCTGATCGTGTGTATCAATTCCGTGTAACATGGATGGATGACAAAGGTAACATCCAGACAAACATGGGTTACCGCGTACAACATAATAATGCCATTGGTCCCTACAAAGGTGGTATCCGTTTTCACTCTTCTGTAAACTTGGGAATTTTGAAATTCCTTGCCTTCGAGCAGACATTCAAAAATTCACTAACTACTCTTCCGATGGGTGGTGGCAAAGGAGGTTCCGACTTCTCTCCGCGTGGCAAATCAAACGCTGAAGTAATGCGTTTCTGTCAGGCGTTCATGTTAGAATTATGGCGTCATATCGGTCCTGAGACTGACGTACCTGCAGGTGATATCGGTGTAGGTGGCCGTGAAGTAGGTTTCATGTTCGGCATGTACAAGAAACTCTCTCATGAATTCTCCGGTGTACTGACCGGCAAGGGTCGCGAATTCGGTGGTTCTCTGATTCGCCCTGAAGCAACCGGATATGGTAATATCTATTTCTTGATGGAAATGCTGAAAACCAAAGGCACAGACCTGAAGGGAAAAACTTGTTTGGTTTCAGGTTCAGGTAACGTAGCTCAATACACGGTAGAAAAAGTAATAGAGTTGGGCGGTAAAGTAGTTACCATGTCCGACTCAGATGGTTACATCTATGATCCGGATGGAATAGACCGTGAAAAATTGGATTTCATCATGGAACTGAAAAATTTATACCGTGGACGTATTCGTGAATATGCTGAAAAATATGGTTGCAAATATGTAGCAGGCGCTCGTCCTTGGAGTGAAAAGGCAGATATCGCATTACCCTCTGCCACTCAGAACGAATTGAACGGTGATGAAGCCAAACAATTGGTTGCCAATGGTGTCATAGCTGTCAGCGAAGGTGCAAACATGCCTTCTACCCCTGAAGCTATCCGCGTATTCCAAGAAGCCAAAATCCTGTATGCCCCGGGCAAAGCAGCCAATGCAGGCGGCGTATCTGTATCTGGATTGGAAATGACTCAAAATTCTATCAAACTAAGCTGGAGTCAAGAAGAAGTAGATGAAAAATTGAAAAGTATCATGAAAAATATTCATGAAGCTTGTGTACAATATGGTACTGAAGCAGACGGTTATGTAAACTATGTGAAAGGTGCTAATGTAGCAGGATTCATGAAAGTAGCCAAAGCTATGATGGCTCAAGGTATTGTTTAA
- a CDS encoding PCMD domain-containing protein, producing the protein MKLKNLFTCTVTGLLLCTSCIKDEAPNAEADILSCILPAEMLTGTDIDYNRPYDKSLNAYPIYIEVNNGTDLTRLAPTFELTEGASIEPASGSTQNFTNPVRYTVTSEDKNWHRTYAINIHYPETKSIPTVFNFENVKTVPYNKNEYYVLYEAASGYSTLTWSSGNQGFALTGSGYAPNDFPTSISPNGRTGNCLQLITRETGSLGTLVGMPIAAGNLFIGSFDIGSAMSDALSATKFGTTFYYEPIKLVGYYKYKAGPKFYENGEYTNRKDVFNIYALFYEKTKDVQMLDGHITKNNYEHENMVAAAVITDTHETSEWTRFELEFDYEHYGKTIDPQKLANGGYNVSIVLSASKDGDVFQGAPGSTLLIDDLELVCKQPLR; encoded by the coding sequence ATGAAGCTGAAAAACTTATTCACCTGCACAGTAACAGGACTGCTCCTTTGCACCTCCTGTATCAAGGACGAAGCCCCCAATGCGGAAGCGGACATCTTGAGCTGCATCCTCCCTGCCGAGATGCTAACAGGTACAGACATTGACTATAACCGTCCTTACGACAAAAGCCTGAATGCTTACCCTATTTACATAGAAGTAAACAACGGCACCGACTTGACCCGACTAGCCCCCACTTTCGAGCTGACTGAAGGAGCATCTATCGAACCGGCCAGCGGAAGCACACAGAACTTCACCAACCCAGTGCGCTATACTGTAACATCTGAGGACAAGAATTGGCACCGCACCTACGCTATCAATATCCATTATCCAGAAACCAAAAGTATCCCGACGGTCTTTAACTTTGAAAACGTAAAAACTGTACCTTATAATAAAAATGAATATTATGTGCTATACGAAGCAGCCTCTGGCTACTCCACACTGACATGGTCCAGTGGCAATCAGGGATTTGCCTTAACCGGAAGCGGTTACGCTCCGAATGACTTCCCCACCAGCATCAGTCCAAACGGCCGCACAGGTAACTGCTTGCAACTGATTACTCGCGAGACAGGAAGCTTGGGGACTCTGGTAGGTATGCCCATTGCAGCAGGTAACCTGTTCATTGGCAGTTTCGACATAGGCTCCGCCATGAGCGATGCGTTGTCTGCAACCAAATTCGGAACAACCTTCTATTACGAACCCATTAAATTGGTCGGCTACTACAAATACAAGGCAGGACCAAAATTCTATGAGAACGGAGAATATACTAACCGAAAAGACGTTTTCAATATCTATGCCCTGTTTTACGAAAAGACCAAAGATGTGCAGATGCTGGACGGTCATATCACAAAGAACAATTACGAGCATGAAAACATGGTAGCCGCTGCTGTCATAACCGACACGCATGAAACAAGCGAATGGACCCGCTTTGAACTGGAATTCGACTATGAGCATTATGGAAAAACAATAGATCCTCAAAAATTGGCAAACGGAGGATACAACGTCAGCATTGTCCTGTCGGCAAGCAAGGACGGTGATGTATTCCAAGGCGCACCGGGTAGCACCCTGCTTATTGATGACCTGGAACTGGTATGCAAACAACCACTTAGATAA
- a CDS encoding porin family protein, producing the protein MKKYTLTLILALVSLGLYAQTNRNKTIINAALHGWEYEIKAGVNLGGTAPLPFPEEIRSIDGYNPTLSITIEGNMTKWLDSKKKWGIITGLRLENKGMRTKATVKNYNMEIIGYDGNRLKGNWTGGVRTKVQNSYITIPVLAAYKLNPRTTLKLGPYFSYLMDGDFSGHVYEGYLRETNPTGDKINFTNGAIATYDFSGDLRKFQWGVQAGVDWKAFKHLKVHADLNWGLNDIFNKDFKTVTFDMYAIYLNVGFGYAF; encoded by the coding sequence ATGAAAAAATATACATTAACCCTGATACTGGCTTTGGTAAGCCTCGGACTGTATGCGCAGACAAACAGAAACAAAACAATCATCAATGCAGCATTGCATGGTTGGGAGTACGAAATCAAAGCGGGAGTCAACCTAGGAGGTACCGCCCCATTGCCTTTCCCCGAAGAAATACGCAGCATAGACGGATATAATCCAACCCTGTCTATCACTATCGAGGGAAACATGACCAAGTGGCTGGACTCGAAAAAAAAATGGGGGATCATCACTGGACTGCGTTTGGAAAATAAAGGCATGCGTACCAAAGCAACTGTGAAGAATTACAATATGGAAATCATAGGCTATGACGGAAACCGCCTAAAAGGAAACTGGACCGGAGGAGTACGCACCAAAGTACAGAACTCTTACATCACCATCCCCGTACTAGCAGCCTACAAACTGAATCCACGCACCACGCTGAAACTCGGTCCGTACTTTTCTTATCTGATGGACGGAGATTTCAGTGGTCATGTATATGAAGGCTATTTACGTGAAACCAATCCCACCGGAGACAAGATAAATTTCACCAACGGAGCCATTGCTACTTACGACTTCTCCGGCGATCTACGCAAGTTCCAATGGGGAGTTCAGGCAGGTGTGGATTGGAAAGCGTTCAAGCACCTGAAGGTACACGCCGACCTGAATTGGGGCCTGAACGATATATTCAACAAAGATTTCAAGACCGTTACTTTTGATATGTATGCCATCTACCTGAATGTAGGATTCGGGTATGCGTTCTAA